One genomic window of Cheilinus undulatus linkage group 7, ASM1832078v1, whole genome shotgun sequence includes the following:
- the plppr3b gene encoding phospholipid phosphatase-related protein type 3: MMMSSSEKMKKKPVKDSLTLLPCFYFVELPIVASSMVSLYFLELTDVVQPAQVGFRCHDRELSMPYIDGGDELIPLLMLLSLAFAGPAASIMVVEGLVYCLQSRLKLRRAEGSINAGGCNFNSFLRRTVRFVGVHVFGLCATALVTDIIQLSTGYHAPFFLTVCKPNYTLAGVACDSNAYITKDICSGHDQHAIMAARKTFPSQHATLSAFAAVYVSMYFNSTISDSTKLLKPVLVFAFAIAAALTGLTQITQHRSHPIDVYVGFLIGAFIAAYLAYHAVANFKSSDDIPVAPPPPPPKEDPLRALTERGHDSVYNKGPASASESNDEIAAAPAPLDRLEGLGPLGPLQREKDSMGSLKRASVDVELLAPRSPMGKETMLTFSNTLPRASINANGVLGANPGPEESLQPVQPVQPVQPVQPVQRRLKAVQVPVDPMRSQQLVSEWKQKSMEMRGMSVRDEAEREASEDGSEVGSVGTDEGGSQGHVYQHPLQSGRAPSSRNPTPPPGGAKAVATPRPPQIPEAGPPPVSPKSALTRAKWLAIREKTTGEGSARSSANQPRLMQVIAMSKQQGLLPSSSSGDKSSETTSTCSGSSTTDSPHYRPPSEPREGSGIITVDAHAPHHPVVQVPTPPQAPPLAGNGNPWEWAGPPNGGDPRDTYDLNSMTRGDSSARGSSFRPHRSASPRAAIDPEQAPPPSHTLVDGDAQRREMAMRRKTALVLLDREIRNQSEQENYYKSLQTRRYKD; encoded by the exons ATGATGATGAGCTCGTcagagaagatgaagaagaagccGGTGAAAGACAGCCTGACGCTGCTGCCATGTTTCTACTTTGTGGAG CTGCCCATCGTGGCTTCTTCTATGGTGTCTCTGTACTTCCTGGAGCTGACAGACGTGGTGCAGCCGGCTCAGGTTGGTTTCCGCTGCCACGACAGAGAGCTCAGCATGCCGTACATAGACGGAGGAGACGAGCTCATCCCtctgctgatgctgctgagCCTTGCCTTCGCTGGACCAGCCGCCTCG ATCATGGTGGTTGAAGGTCTGGTGTACTGCCTCCAGTCCAGACTGAAGCTCCGCAGAGCAGAAGGAAGCATCAACGCCGGAGGCTGCAACTTTAACTCCTTCCTGAGGAGGACGGTCCGTTTCGTAG GTGTGCATGTGTTTGGCCTGTGTGCGACAGCGCTGGTCACTGACATCATCCAGCTGTCGACAGGATACCACGCCCCCTTCTTCCTGACTGTCTGTAAACCGAACTACACGCTGGCTGGAGTGGCGTGTGACAGTAATGCTTACATCACAAAAGACAtctgctcaggtcatgaccagCACGCCATCATGGCGGCCAG GAAAACTTTTCCTTCCCAGCATGCAACGCTGTCGGCCTTCGCTGCTGTTTATGTGTCT atgtattttaacTCAACCATCTCCGATAGCACCAAGCTCCTCAAACCCGTCCTGGTGTTTGCATTTGCGATTGCAGCGGCGTTGACGGGTCTAACTCAGATCACACAGCACCGCAGTCACCCTATCGACGTGTACGTGGGCTTCCTCATCGGAGCCTTCATCGCCGCTTACCTG gCGTATCATGCTGTTGCCAACTTCAAGTCCTCTGATGACATTCCTGTAGCCCCGCCTCCCCCACCACCAAAGGAGGACCCTCTGCGGGCGCTTACAGAGCGCGGACATGATTCCGTCTACAACAAAGGCCCCGCCTCTGCCTCTGAGAGTAATGATGAGATTGCAGCCGCTCCGGCCCCTCTAGACCGCCTGGAGGGCCTGGGCCCCCTAGGGCCCCTGCAAAGGGAGAAGGACTCCATGGGAAGCCTGAAGAGAGCTAGTGTGGACGTGGAGCTGTTAGCCCCCCGGAGCCCCATGGGAAAAGAGACCATGCTGACCTTTAGCAACACTCTGCCCAGAGCTAGCATAAATGCTAATGGTGTGCTTGGGGCCAACCCAGGGCCTGAGGAATCCCTGCAGCCAGTGCAGCCTGTGCAGCCAGTTCAACCTGTACAGCCAGTGCAGCGGCGTCTGAAGGCGGTGCAGGTTCCTGTGGACCCGATGCGGTCCCAGCAGCTGGTGTCAGAGTGGAAGCAGAAATCGATGGAGATGCGGGGTATGAGCGTCCGTGACGAGGCGGAGCGTGAGGCCAGTGAGGACGGCTCCGAGGTCGGCTCTGTGGGGACGGATGAGGGCGGGTCACAGGGCCATGTCTACCAGCACCCGCTGCAGTCTGGGAGGGCGCCTTCTAGTCGAAACCCCACCCCACCACCAGGAGGCGCCAAAGCTGTGGCCACTCCCAGACCGCCACAGATCCCTGAGGCAGGACCACCACCAGTTTCCCCGAAGAGCGCCTTGACCCGTGCCAAGTGGCTTGCCATCCGAGAGAAGACCACTGGGGAGGGGTCAGCCCGGAGCTCAGCCAATCAGCCGCGCCTCATGCAGGTGATCGCCATGTCCAAGCAGCAGGGACTCCTCCCATCGTCCTCCTCCGGGGATAAATCCTCCGAGACCACCTCCACTTGCTCAGGTTCCTCCACCACTGACTCCCCCCACTATCGCCCCCCCTCTGAACCACGGGAGGGGTCTGGTATTATCACAGTGGATGCTCACGCTCCTCACCATCCTGTTGTCCAAGTCCCAACCCCTCCTCAAGCCCCGCCCCTTGCAGGTAATGGTAATCCTTGGGAATGGGCGGGACCACCCAATGGGGGCGACCCACGAGACACGTATGACCTCAACAGTATGACTCGGGGAGACTCATCTGCACGGGGCAGCAGCTTCAGACCTCACAGATCTGCCTCGCCACGCGCTGCCATCGACCCTGAGCAGGCCCCGCCCCCTTCTCACACCCTGGTGGATGGGGACGCTCAGCGCAGGGAAATGGCCATGAGACGCAAGACAGCGCTGGTCCTTTTGGACCGGGAAATCCGCAACCAGAGTGAGCAGGAGAACTATTACAAGAGTCTGCAGACACGCAGGTACAAGGACTAG
- the med16 gene encoding mediator of RNA polymerase II transcription subunit 16 — protein sequence MELAYVCEWEKRPKSTHCPSIPLVCSWSCRNLVAFTTDLKNEDDDKDVSHMIHIIDTEHPWDVYSINSGHTEVISCLEWDQSGSRLLSADGDGQIKCWSMSDHLVNSWESVLSSSLDGDPIVALSWLHNGVKLALHVEMSGSTNFGEKFSRVKFSPSLTLFGGKPMEGWMAVTVSGLVTVSLLKPGGALLTASESLCRLRGRVALADIAFTGGGNIVVAATDGSSSSPVQFYKVVVSVVSEKCRIDTELLPSLFLRCTTDPLRREKYPAVTHLKFLTRENSEQVLLCASNQSGSIVECWSLRKEGLPVNNIFQHRSPVVGEKQPTILKWRILTTTNDLERVSAVALPKLPISISNTDLKVASDTKFCPGLGLALAFHDGSIQILHRLSLHTMGVFYGSSSSNQRPGDESALKRQRTGGPALHFKALQFSWTSLALCGVDNHGKLHMLRVSPSMGQVLEMNTTLRHLLFLLEYCMVTGYDWWDVLLHVQPTMVHNLVEKLHEEYMRQNQALQQVLATRIVAVKASLCKLSTATAARACDFHAKLLLIAISSTLKSLLRPHVLNTPDKSPGDRLTEICAKNTDTDIDKVMINLKTEDFVLDGPPLQSLQQLIQWVGDFVLYLLANLPNQGSMVRPGFGFMRDGASLGMLREMLVMIRIWGLLKPGCLPTFTATSDNQDSMQLLFRLLTKLWICSRDDGPPQEPDETLIDECCLLPSQLLVPSMDWLPVNDGIIVKLQGKHPLRLQFGKASSLPGGGAAPLEVFTRSPGSQKMDNLRCVHMGVTPTEESKACTRCGCVTMLRSPNKTNAMKQWEQRWIKNCLCGGLWRRIPPTLT from the exons ATGGAGCTGGCCTACGTGTGTGAGTGGGAGAAACGTCCTAAAAGTACTCACTGTCCCTCCATCCCACTAGTCTGCTCCTGGTCCTGCAGGAACCTGGTGGCCTTCACTACTGACCTGAAGAATGAGGATGACGATAAAG ATGTTAGTCACATGATTCACATCATCGACACAGAGCACCCCTGGGATGTTTACTCCATCAACTCTGGACACACTGAGGTCATTTCCTGTCTGGAGTGGGACCAATCAG GCTCTCGGCTGCTCTCAGCAGACGGCGACGGTCAGATTAAATGTTGGTCGATGTCTGATCACCTGGTGAACAGCTGGGAGAGCGTCCTGTCGTCATCTCTGGATGGAGACCCCATCGTGGCTCTGAGCTGGTTACACAACGGCGTGAAGCTGGCTCTGCATGTGGAGATG TCCGGTTCTACAAACTTTGGGGAGAAGTTCTCCCGGGTGAAGTTCTCTCCGTCTCTCACTCTGTTCGGGGGGAAACCGATGGAGGGCTGGATGGCGGTGACGGTGAGCGGGCTGGTCACCGTGTCTCTCCTGAAGCCGGGCGGGGCTCTGCTGACGGCGAGCGAGAGTCTGTGTCGGCTGAGAGGCCGTGTGGCGCTAGCTGATATCGCCTTCACCGGGGGAGGGAACATTGTGGTCGCAGCCACAGATGGTAGCAGCTCATCACCTGTCCAGTTTTACAAG GTGGTCGTCAGCGTCGTGAGTGAGAAGTGTCGCATCGATACCGAACTGTTACCGTCTCTGTTCCTGCGCTGCACCACCGACCCGCTGAGGAGGGAGAAGTACCCCGCTGTCACACACCTCAAATTCCTCACCAGAGAGAACTCTGAACAG GTTCTGTTGTGTGCGTCCAATCAGAGCGGCAGCATTGTTGAGTGTTGGTCTCTGAGAAAGGAGGGACTTCCTGTCAACAATATCTTCCAGCACCGCTCACCTGTTG TCGGGGAGAAGCAGCCGACCATCCTGAAGTGGAGGATCCTGACCACCACCAATGACCTGGAGCGAGTGTCTGCCGTAGCGCTCCCTAAACTGCCGATCTCCATCTCCAACACGGACCTGAAGGTGGCGTCAGACACCAAGTTCTGCCCTGGACTCG GTCTGGCTCTGGCGTTCCATGACGGCAGTATTCAGATCCTGCACCGTCTCTCCCTCCACACCATGGGCGTGTTCTATGGCTCATCCTCATCCaaccagagaccaggagacgAGTCCGCCCTCAAACGCCAGCGAACCGGAGGCCCAGCCCTCCATTTCAAGGCCCTGCAGTTCTCCTGGACCTCACTGGCCCTGTGTGGGGTCGACAACCACGGCAAG CTCCACATGCTGCGAGTGTCACCCTCCATGGGTCAGGTGTTGGAGATGAACACCACGCTGCGCCACCTGCTGTTCCTGCTGGAGTATTGCATGGTGACGGGCTACGACTGGTGGGACGTCCTGCTGCATGTTCAGCCCACCATGGTCCACAACCTGGTGGAGAAACTGCATGAAGAATACATGAGACAGAACCAGGCTCTGCAGCAG GTTCTGGCGACACGCATCGTTGCCGTGAAGGCGTCACTCTGTAAGCTCTCCACGGCCACAGCGGCTCGAGCGTGTGACTTCCACGCCAAGCTGCTGCTGATTGCCATCAGCTCCACCTTAAAGTCTCTACTGAGACCACATGTCCTCAACACGCCTGACAAGAGCCCAGGAGACCGTCTGACTGAGATCTGTGCGAAGAACACTGACACAG ATATCGACAAGGTGATGATTAATCTGAAGACGGAGGATTTTGTTCTGGATGGACCCCCTCTTCAGTCCCTGCAGCAGCTCATCCAGTGGGTGGGAGACTTTGTCCTCTACCTGCTGGCTAACCTGCCCAACCAG GGCTCCATGGTGCGTCCTGGCTTCGGCTTCATGAGGGACGGGGCGTCTCTGGGGATGCTGAGAGAGATGTTGGTGATgatcaggatctggggtctgcTGAAGCCCGGCTGTCTGCCCACCTTCACGGCGACATCAGACAACCAGgacagcatgcagctgctgttcAGACTGCTGACCAAGCTGTGGATCTGCT CCCGAGATGACGGCCCCCCCCAGGAGCCTGATGAGACTCTGATCGATGAGTGCTGCCTGCTGCCCAGTCAGCTGCTGGTTCCCAGTATGGACTGGCTCCCAGTCAATGACGGCATCATCGTGAAGCTGCAGGGGAAACACCCTCTCAGACTGCAGTTTGGAAAGGCCTCATCTTTGCCAGGAGGGGGCGCCGCACCGCTGGAAGTATTCACCAG GAGTCCTGGCTCTCAGAAGATGGATAACCTGCGATGTGTTCATATGGGCGTGACTCCTACTGAGGAAAGCAAAGCCTGCACCAG GTGTGGCTGTGTGACGATGCTTCGCTCACCTAACAAAACGAATGCcatgaagcagtgggagcagcGCTGGATCAAAAACTGTCTGTGTGGAGGTCTGTGGAGGAGGATTCCCCCCACACTCACCTGa